The genome window CACGCCCGGCACCATGGCCGAATTCGGCACGGTCAGGCCCAGCGCCTCGGCCACCATGGCCATGGTGTTGGCCGTGAACTGGCCGGCGCAGGCGCCGATGGTGGGTTTGCAGGCGCGCTCGAGCATCATGACCTTTTCTTCGGTCATCTTGCCGGTCTGCGCCGCGCCCACCGCTTCGTACGCATCCAGCACCGTGATGTCGCGCCCCTCGAAACGCCCCGGCAGCGCGCTGCCGCCGTAGACGAACACCCCCGGCACGTTGCAGCGGACCAGGCCCATCATCGCGCCGGGCAGGGTCTTGTCGCAGCCGCCGAACGCCACCAGGCCGTCGTGCGCATGACCGTGCACCACGGCCTCGATGGAATCGGCGATCAGTTCGCGGCTGACCAGCGAGAACTTCATTCCCTCGTGGTTCATGCCTATGCCGTCGGACACCGAGATGGTCGAGAACTCCCGCGGCGTGCCGCCGGCCGAGGCGACGCCCATGCGCGCGGCCTCGACCTGCGGCGCGTGGGTCATGTTGCAGGGGCTCAGGTCGCCGCGCATGCTGACGATGCCGACCATGGGCTTGGCGATGTCCTCGTCGTCCAGGCCCGTGGCGCGCATGAAGGCGCGGTGCGGCGTCCGGTCCAGGCCCTCGCGGGTGATGTCGGATCTCAGGCGCTTGGTTTTCATTCTCTTCTACTCCGGATTCTGGGTCTTCGTTGCCGGCCTTATCGGCTCATGGCATCGGGCACGGCGCTGAGCCGGTCGAACACCCAGCTCACGTCGGTCTCGATGAATTTTCGTGCCTGCGCGTAGTCCCCCGCGCGCAGGGCCATCACGGCCGATTCGTGCAGGCGGTCGGCGGCGATGGTGTCGGTGTGCAGGAACTCGCGCGTGGCGCGCAGGTAGGCGCCCGATTGCAGCCAGAGACTGTCTATCATGGCCAGCATGACGGGCGACTGCGCGGCCTGGTAGATGGTGTAGTGGAAGATGCGGTTCTTCTCCAGGCTGTCGATCAGCCCTTCGCGCGAACGGCGCGCCACGGTGATCTCGGCGGCCAGCTGCTCCAAGTCGTCCAGCTGGCGGACGGTCAGCCGCGGCCCCGCCCACTCGGTAACGGTGCCCTCGACCAGCACGCGCGAGCGGCGGATGTCGTCCAGCCGCTCGCGCGTGATCAGCGGCACGCGCACGGTGCCGCTGCGCATGGGTTCCAGCCCCTGCTGCGCCACCAGCTGCCGCAGCGCTTCCCGCACCGGCATGGTGCTGGTCTCCAGCGCATTGGCCAGGTCCTGGATGCCCAGCAGCTGGCCGGCGGGATATTCCCCGTGCATCAGCTTGTTGCGCAGGGTCTGATAGACCGCGTCGGACACCGAGGACCGCACGACGGGCTTGATGTCGCCCAGGGCAGGGAGCATGGCAGCCATCCTAGACGCAATAGAAATCGAGCATGGTGGGAATGACGTCGTTCATCAATACGATCTTCTTGGCGGCGATGCGCCAGCCGTCGCCCTCGGGCCGGAGCAGGTGCTCGTAGCGGCCGAAGAACGTGTGCTGGTCGCGATGCTTGACGTTGTAGACATGGCAGGTCCAGGCCGACTCGACCCGCACCCGGCCTTCGCCGGCCGCCGTCGCCACGCATCCCGTCACGGCATGGCACGTCCGGGGCAAGGGCGTGGACGCCACCGACAGCCCCGACCTCACCCGCCAGACGCGATCCTCCAGGCCGGCGCGCGCGGCGCAATACATCAGCGACAGTTCGCTGTCCGGCGACACCGACAGGCGATGCTCGTCGGTCCAGGCGGGCAGCCAGAAACTCGCGTCCTCGGCATACAGCGACAGCCAGTCGTCCCAGCGCTGCGCGTCCAGATGGGCGGCCTCCTGGAACACGACGGCCTGCGCATCGGCCCGCACTTCCAGCGCCAGTCTGCTCATTTCAACTTCCTCGACCAGTTGCGATAGAGCGCGTGGAACACGGTCTCGTCGCTCATCTCGAACGGCCCCGAGATCGACGTATCGGGCGCGATGTCCAGTTCCGCCGCATGGGCGTCAGCCCCCCGCACCACCCGCCCCATGCCGCGCGCATAGCCTTGCTGCCATTCGATCTCGCCGCTTTCGAAACCGCGCTGGCAGTCCTCGAAGGTGACCGTGTCGTCCGGCGTGGCCAGGCCGCTGGGATTGAAGAAATCCTCGTACTGGCGCAGGCGCTGGCGCCGTTGCTCGGCCCCCTCGCCCACCGGCGCCAGGCAATAGGAGGTGATCTCGGTCAGGTCCACCGCCAGCGGGCGGATGACGCGCATCTGCAGGGCCGCATTGGAAGCCAGTTGCAGATTGGGGAAGACATTGCACTGGCGCGTACGCAGCATCCACTCCGCGCGCGTATCGCCCATGCGCGCGCGCAACTCGGGCAGGCGCGCATACAGGGGATGGTTCTCCACTGGCGAGGTGGTCCACACCAGCGCGTGTCCGTTGGGAAAACCGAAGGACCCCATCATTTCCTCGCGCTTCTTGCCGCCGGCCTGCCAGATCGCCGCCTCGACGTCGGTGCGCCCGGCCATGCCCGAACGTCGGTCCAGCAGCCGCAGGTAGGACGGATGCGTGGACGTGAAGTGGTAGGCGTCGGTGGAATTCTCCAGCTGCAGCTTCCAGTTGGCGCGATAGGTGTACGTGACCGCGCCGGGCACGATCTCCAGGCCCGCTTCGCTCTGGTCGACCGCCATGTCGATGAAGCGCCGGATGTCGCCCAGGTGTTCTTCGAGCGGTGGCACCTCCGCCGTCAGGCTGGCGAACAGGAAGCCGCGGTATTCCGCGAAACGGGCCACGGGCTGGAGGTCGTGGCTGTCGTCGTCGAAGGCGGCGGGATAGTCGCCCTGGGCCTTGCCCTTGACGCCCAGGTTGCGCCCGTCGCTGCCGTAGGCCCAGCCATGGTAGTGGCAGACATGGGTGCGGCGATTGCCGCGCCGTTGGTGGCAGACCAGGGCGCCCTTGTGGCGACAGGAATTGTGGAAGCAGCGCAGCGCGCCGTCCTGCCCCCGCATGACGACCAGCGGCTGGCGGCCGATGCTGGTCGTGAGGTAGTCCTGCGGATCGGGCACCTGGGAGACATGGGCGACGAACACCCAGCCGCCGTGGAAGAAGCGGTCCATTTCCCGGGCGTAGACGTCGTCGCGGCGAAATACGTCGCGGTGGACGCGGAATACGCCGTCCCCCGGCCTGTCGTCGATGAGGTGGGCGATGTCTGCCGGCATGGGTCCTCTGAAGTGCGCGCCAGAATTCGATCTTGGATATTCGATCTTTGATCAAATCCTAGCAAGCGAGTGACCATGAGGGCCACGGGGGTTTACCCGGGCCGGGCCACTCCGGCGGAAGGCCCGCGTAAACTGCGTTCACTTTTGCGAAACCGACGACATGAAGACGATCGCCGCGCTCGTGGCCCTGGCCGCCGTGGCGCTATGGGCCGGCAATACCTCGCTGTTCCACGCTCCCCGGGACGGCCACCCGTTTCCCCTGGCGCACCGCGGCGTGCACCAGGCCTATGCCGTGCAGGACCTGGACGCCGACACCTGCACCGCCGCCAGGATCCGGCCGCCCGTGCACGGCTATATGGAAAACACGCTCGCCTCGATGCGTGCCGCCTACGACGCCGGTGCCCAGGCCGTCGAACTGGACGTGCACCTGACCCCGGACGGGAAATTCGCGGTCTTCCACGACTGGACGCTGGACTGCCGCACCGACGGCCACGGCGTCACCCAGGACACCCCCATGACGGTGCTGCGAACCCTGGACATCGGCCATGGCTATACCGCCGACGGCGGCGGGACCTGGCCGCTGCGGGGCCGCGGCGTGGGCCAGATGCCCACGCTGGACGAGGTGCTGGACGCGTTTCCCGGCGGCCGTTTCCTGGTCAACTTCAAGAGCCGGCGGGAAGAGGAAGGCCGGGCCCTGGCGGACATGCTCGCGGCCCGTCCCGCCTGGCGCGACGCGGTCATGGGCGTCTACGGCGGCGCCGAGCCCACCCGCGCCAGCATTGCCCGCGTCCCCGGCCTGCGCGGCTACGACCGCGCCTCCACGCTGTCGTGCCTGCTGCGCTATGAACTCCAGGGCTGGAGCGGCATCGTGCCCGATGCCTGCCGCAATACGCTGGTGATCGTGCCGGTCAACTACGGGTGGGCCCTGTGGGGCTGGCCCTATCGTTTCTCCGCTCGTTTGCGCGAAGCGGGCAGCGAGGTCATCGTGATGGGCCCCTATTCGGGCGGCGGCTTCAGCTCGGGCATCGACACGCCGGCGGACCTGGCACGCGTGCCGGCCCGCTTTCCCGGCCACGTCTGGACGAACCGGATAGAAACCATGGGCGGCCTGATCCGGGCACACTGAACCGGCCGGGGTATCCTAAGGCATGCCCGCCACCGCCTCCGACCGTTCCCGCTGCTTCATCGCCCTTGGCCCCGACGACGACACGCGAGCCCGCCTGGCCGCGCTGGGCGCCAGCCTGCCGCCGGCACGCCTGCTGCCCGCCGACCTGCATCTGACCATCGCTTTCCTGGGCAGCCTGACGGCCGATCACGAGACCCGGCTGCGCGCGGCGCTGGCACCTCTGGCGCGCGCCCTGCCCGTGCTGGACGGAGAATCGCTGGAACTGTGGCCACAGCCGGCCCGGCCGCGCGTGGCGGTGGCCAGCTTCTCGCTGCCCGCGCCGCTGCGCCGGCTGGTCGAGGACACGCAAGGCATCGTGCGCGGCATGGGGCTGCCGGTGGAGGGCCGCCCCTTCCGGCCGCATGTGACACTGGCACGCTTCAAGGCGGGCCAGTCCATGCCGGACCTGCCCCGGCCGATGCCGGCGATTCCGCCGGCGCGCTTCGGCACGCTGGGACTGTATGCCTCGGCGCCGGCCGGATCGGAATGGCGCTATGCCGCGCTGTTCAGGTTCGACCTGGCCTGAGCGCCGGCCTCAGGCCTGCGCGCTGGGCAGGGGCGAACTTTCCGACAGGCGGATCATCTCCACCGCCAGCGCGGCCACCAGGCGATCCCGCTGGCCGCGGGCCGACGGCTCGTTCCACAGGTCCTCGACCTCGTGCGGATCGGTTTCCAGGTCGTAGAACTCGCACACCGCCGGATCGTCCGACAGCGTCAGCCGGTAGCGGCCGTCGAACAGCGTACGCACCTTGAAGCGGCGCGGCCGTCCGAACGCGTATTGCAGGGGCTCGCTTTCGACCACGATGCCGGCGCGTTCCGGCGCCGGCGCGGCGTCGCCACGGATGGCCGGCAGCAGGTTCGCGCCCTGGATACCGTTGAAGGGCGCCAGGCCCGCGCGCGCCAGGATGGTCTGCGCAATGTCTAGCGTGCCCGCCACGCCGTCCACCACCGCGCCGCGCCGCTGCCCGGGCAGTTGCGGGTCGTGCCAGATGAACGGGACCTGGGTCACGCTGCGATAGTGCATGACGCCCTTGAGCGCGATGCCGTGGTCGCCCATCATCTCGCCATGGTCGGAGGTGAAGATGACCACGGTGTCCTCGCGCAGCCCCAGTTCATCCAGCCTGGCCAGCACCCGGCCGACCGAATCGTCGACCAGGCTGATCGAGCCGTAGGTCAGCGCCGTCACCTCGCGGCACTCGCGCTCGTTCAGCGCGAACGGCACGTAGGCCTCGCGCGAGGCGCCCGCGCGGGTGCGCTCGTGCACGGCCCGCAGCAGCGCCGGCATGTTCTCCTGGTGGAAAGAGGGCGGCAGCGGAATATCCGCGGGGTCGTACATGTCCCAGTACTTGCCGGGAGGCGTGAACGGATGGTGCGGGTCGGGGAACGAGCACTGGATGAAGAACGGCGCATCATCGTCCCGCTGCGCATGCCGGGCCAGCCATTCGCAGGTCTGTTCGGCCACGTAGGTCGAGGGATACAGTTCCACCGGCATGCGCGTGCGCCAGGCCTGCGGCGAATCGTAGCGGTCGTCGGGAATGGCGTTCTCGCGGCCGCGCAGGCTGTCGGGGTCGGGATGGCGCTCGGCCAGCCAGCGCGCGTAGTCGCCCTGCACGCGGTCGCCATGCATGG of Pigmentiphaga sp. H8 contains these proteins:
- a CDS encoding GntR family transcriptional regulator, producing MLPALGDIKPVVRSSVSDAVYQTLRNKLMHGEYPAGQLLGIQDLANALETSTMPVREALRQLVAQQGLEPMRSGTVRVPLITRERLDDIRRSRVLVEGTVTEWAGPRLTVRQLDDLEQLAAEITVARRSREGLIDSLEKNRIFHYTIYQAAQSPVMLAMIDSLWLQSGAYLRATREFLHTDTIAADRLHESAVMALRAGDYAQARKFIETDVSWVFDRLSAVPDAMSR
- a CDS encoding aromatic-ring-hydroxylating dioxygenase subunit beta gives rise to the protein MSRLALEVRADAQAVVFQEAAHLDAQRWDDWLSLYAEDASFWLPAWTDEHRLSVSPDSELSLMYCAARAGLEDRVWRVRSGLSVASTPLPRTCHAVTGCVATAAGEGRVRVESAWTCHVYNVKHRDQHTFFGRYEHLLRPEGDGWRIAAKKIVLMNDVIPTMLDFYCV
- a CDS encoding aromatic ring-hydroxylating dioxygenase subunit alpha; amino-acid sequence: MPADIAHLIDDRPGDGVFRVHRDVFRRDDVYAREMDRFFHGGWVFVAHVSQVPDPQDYLTTSIGRQPLVVMRGQDGALRCFHNSCRHKGALVCHQRRGNRRTHVCHYHGWAYGSDGRNLGVKGKAQGDYPAAFDDDSHDLQPVARFAEYRGFLFASLTAEVPPLEEHLGDIRRFIDMAVDQSEAGLEIVPGAVTYTYRANWKLQLENSTDAYHFTSTHPSYLRLLDRRSGMAGRTDVEAAIWQAGGKKREEMMGSFGFPNGHALVWTTSPVENHPLYARLPELRARMGDTRAEWMLRTRQCNVFPNLQLASNAALQMRVIRPLAVDLTEITSYCLAPVGEGAEQRRQRLRQYEDFFNPSGLATPDDTVTFEDCQRGFESGEIEWQQGYARGMGRVVRGADAHAAELDIAPDTSISGPFEMSDETVFHALYRNWSRKLK
- a CDS encoding glycerophosphodiester phosphodiesterase family protein, whose amino-acid sequence is MKTIAALVALAAVALWAGNTSLFHAPRDGHPFPLAHRGVHQAYAVQDLDADTCTAARIRPPVHGYMENTLASMRAAYDAGAQAVELDVHLTPDGKFAVFHDWTLDCRTDGHGVTQDTPMTVLRTLDIGHGYTADGGGTWPLRGRGVGQMPTLDEVLDAFPGGRFLVNFKSRREEEGRALADMLAARPAWRDAVMGVYGGAEPTRASIARVPGLRGYDRASTLSCLLRYELQGWSGIVPDACRNTLVIVPVNYGWALWGWPYRFSARLREAGSEVIVMGPYSGGGFSSGIDTPADLARVPARFPGHVWTNRIETMGGLIRAH
- the thpR gene encoding RNA 2',3'-cyclic phosphodiesterase; the protein is MPATASDRSRCFIALGPDDDTRARLAALGASLPPARLLPADLHLTIAFLGSLTADHETRLRAALAPLARALPVLDGESLELWPQPARPRVAVASFSLPAPLRRLVEDTQGIVRGMGLPVEGRPFRPHVTLARFKAGQSMPDLPRPMPAIPPARFGTLGLYASAPAGSEWRYAALFRFDLA
- a CDS encoding sulfatase, with the protein product MDPRVSKRPNILLVMTDQQRADHLGCYGNPIVRTPHLDALARDGVRASQFYVASPTCMSNRATLMTGRMPSLHGVLHNGIPLSREDVTFVELLRDAGYATALIGKSHLQNFGYNNPPIRGWENLNGGTPPSDAMKDAHRHHRRGRDYDNEWTPYWKADPSFHVQTPFYGFDDVRLCTMHGDRVQGDYARWLAERHPDPDSLRGRENAIPDDRYDSPQAWRTRMPVELYPSTYVAEQTCEWLARHAQRDDDAPFFIQCSFPDPHHPFTPPGKYWDMYDPADIPLPPSFHQENMPALLRAVHERTRAGASREAYVPFALNERECREVTALTYGSISLVDDSVGRVLARLDELGLREDTVVIFTSDHGEMMGDHGIALKGVMHYRSVTQVPFIWHDPQLPGQRRGAVVDGVAGTLDIAQTILARAGLAPFNGIQGANLLPAIRGDAAPAPERAGIVVESEPLQYAFGRPRRFKVRTLFDGRYRLTLSDDPAVCEFYDLETDPHEVEDLWNEPSARGQRDRLVAALAVEMIRLSESSPLPSAQA